From the Synergistaceae bacterium genome, one window contains:
- a CDS encoding xanthine dehydrogenase family protein subunit M: protein MLPFILELPTTIEEVISMLNENINESVMVKAGGTDLIPWMNKYLVHPQRVVDLCNIPSLSILEYRPETGLRIGALASVNAVANFPSVSEFFPAIKDACRSHSDQIIRNKATVVGNVCAAVPSADMVPALLAHDASVHVIGSRGESYIPLADFIVGPRKTILNKDEIVTSITVPTPKSISCGCYLKLGRRNALDLAQVGVSCVITDMPGNPQYHIACGAVAPRVLRITKAEAMLNGVKKPDADLLDKVARIAMDTVSPISDVRASMEYRLDQVGEMVKRAILKCIVDNQ from the coding sequence ATGTTGCCTTTTATATTGGAACTGCCGACGACGATAGAAGAAGTCATTTCCATGCTCAATGAAAATATCAACGAGTCGGTTATGGTTAAAGCAGGTGGAACAGATTTAATCCCTTGGATGAATAAATACCTGGTGCATCCTCAAAGAGTGGTTGATTTATGTAATATTCCATCCTTATCAATACTTGAATATCGTCCCGAAACGGGGTTACGTATAGGTGCCCTCGCTTCTGTAAATGCCGTTGCAAATTTCCCTTCAGTATCCGAGTTCTTTCCTGCTATTAAAGATGCATGCCGCTCGCATTCGGATCAGATTATCAGAAACAAAGCTACTGTGGTCGGCAATGTCTGCGCTGCTGTGCCGTCTGCCGATATGGTTCCTGCTTTACTTGCACATGATGCCTCTGTTCACGTCATTGGCTCTCGCGGTGAATCTTATATCCCTCTTGCGGATTTTATTGTCGGCCCGCGCAAGACTATCCTAAATAAGGATGAAATAGTCACAAGTATAACTGTGCCAACTCCCAAAAGTATATCTTGCGGTTGCTATCTGAAGTTAGGGCGCCGAAACGCGCTTGATTTAGCTCAGGTCGGCGTTTCATGTGTAATAACCGATATGCCGGGCAATCCCCAGTACCACATCGCCTGTGGTGCTGTGGCGCCAAGGGTGTTGCGGATTACAAAGGCAGAGGCAATGCTTAATGGTGTCAAAAAACCCGATGCTGATTTGTTGGATAAAGTTGCCCGTATTGCTATGGATACGGTCAGTCCTATCAGTGATGTAAGGGCAAGCATGGAATATCGTCTCGACCAGGTCGGTGAGATGGTAAAAAGAGCCATATTAAAATGTATTGTTGATAATCAGTGA
- a CDS encoding (2Fe-2S)-binding protein, with protein MNEKIEVRFNLNNREVLWEVEARDTLLRALRSHGVTSVKRGCEEGECGTCTVLVDGVPQKSCMLLAYEVDGKSLLTSEGLVGADGELHPVQKAFISEGAIQCGFCTPGLILVVYALLKENPSPSDEEIKIYLAGNLCRCTGYVGIFRAVRKAAELLSVKE; from the coding sequence ATGAATGAAAAAATAGAGGTACGATTTAATCTTAACAATCGCGAGGTATTATGGGAGGTCGAGGCTAGGGATACGTTGCTTCGTGCCCTGCGCTCTCATGGGGTGACATCCGTCAAGCGTGGTTGTGAGGAAGGTGAGTGCGGCACTTGTACGGTTCTTGTGGATGGTGTCCCTCAGAAGTCATGTATGTTGCTTGCTTACGAAGTTGATGGCAAATCCCTGCTTACATCAGAGGGACTTGTTGGTGCTGACGGAGAATTACATCCCGTTCAAAAAGCTTTTATATCGGAAGGTGCGATACAGTGCGGGTTCTGCACGCCGGGATTGATATTGGTGGTATATGCGTTGCTAAAAGAAAATCCATCTCCTTCTGATGAAGAAATAAAGATTTATCTTGCTGGAAATTTATGTCGCTGTACAGGTTATGTTGGGATTTTCAGGGCGGTTCGTAAGGCAGCAGAACTTCTTTCGGTGAAGGAGTGA